A window of Desulfobulbaceae bacterium genomic DNA:
AGGTTTGACTGGTTCCTTTACAGTCAACGAGATCTCTGTGTAAATGTGAGTGTTTGGATGTATCTACCACGTAACTTAATGTTTTTGCGAATTGTCTAAAATATATTGCCAGTGCATAATTATTCTGGTAACTGAGTGTAAAGGTCTGTTATTTTGGAACGTTTAGTTACATTTGAAGTATTGGGTCAGGAGTACCCTCTTCATACCGATGCACCGGAAGAAGATGTCAGGGAAATTCTTGATTTAGTTCGAAATCAAATCGAGCACCATTCAAAATCAGCAAAGATGTTGCCTGCCAAAGTTGCTGTGCTTGTAAGCTTGAACATGGCAGGTAAGTACGTGAAGTTGAAGAGAGATCTAGAGAAACTTCGGGTACAAGAAAATCATGAGATTGACAGAATAGTGAATCAGATCGAGTCTTCACTGTAACCGGTTTCCCCTGCTGTGTTTGTGATCATCAGCAATTATGAGCCGTTTCTGATATAGAGGGTGCCTCCGCTGTCTCCGGATAGAATTTGAGCATCTAATTCTTAGAAAGGGACATGAGTATTGCCCACCTAACTTTAGTTAGGTTCAAATTAACTGTTGACACGACATTGGCGGGGGATTTTATTGTTTTAACCAGTCTATTTGCTCTTTGGCCTGTTAGTATCAGGGAAGTGAATAGGTTGATTTTATATATGGGGGGCAGTTTTTATGTCCTTGAGTTTTGAAAGTTATTATAATTGCACTCAAATAGTGGCCTGTTTTCAATGCTAAGCATGAACTGTCTTTCAGAAACTGTGAGTTTTTTGATTTAGTCGTTGGACATTATTTGGTATACATTTTTACAGAATATGATGATGGTATTTAAACATTGCAATAGTAATTTAATCTTTTTACAGATGCCTTTTTTTGTGTAGATTCCAATACGCAAAGAGTGTTGTAAAATAACTTTCTTAATTCCCACACCCCTTTGGTTTAGCAGGTAAGTAAACCATTCCCCCCCGTTTTATAAATCACGTAATTTGCGTCTTTGGGCTTTTGTATTAAAAAAACAAGTTGTTGAATGCTTCACTCGTTGAAGGTGATAGTGTTTTACGAATCAATATATAATTTTATTATAAGGAATAATCGTGGAGACTTTAACTATATTGGTCGGAATTGCCGCAATTGTCATTGGTCTGGTTGGTGGCATCTTAGTTCAAAAACGCCTGTCTGCGTCCAGTAAAGAAAATGCTGAAGCCCAGGGTAAAAAGTTTATTGAAGATGCTCTGGCTGAGGCAGATCGTATCAAAAAAGATACCCTGCTAAAAGCCAAAGACGAAGCTTACAAGTATAAGCAGGAAGTTGAACTGGAGACCAAGCAGCGCAGTTCAGAGCTGAAGAAAGAAGAGAAACGTTTCAGTCAGAAACTTGAACAAATTGAAAGCAAGATTGATTTGCTCGATAAGCGTGAGACAGAACTTCTTAAAAATGAAAAGGCATTTTCTGTTCAAGAAAATTCAATTATACAGCGGAGAAAAGAGGCCGAGGCCTTAATCGACGAACAGCGTACAAAACTCGAAAATATCGCAGGTATTTCCCGTGAAGAAGCGCAGAAACGACTGGTGGAAAGTATTGCCAGTCAGGCAAAAATGGAGGCTGCCAAGGAAATAGTCAAGATCGAAAATGAGATGAAGATCACAGCCGATCGAAAAGCAAAAAATATTCTGGCCTTGGCTATGTCACGATATGCTGGTGAATATGTTGCGGAGAAAACAGTGTCGATCGTCCCCCTTCCCAACGAGGAGATGAAAGGTCGAATTATTGGTCGTGAGGGGCGCAATATCAGGGCGATTGAGGCAGCTACCGGCATAGATATAATTATCGACGATACTCCGGAGGCCGTTATCTTATCCGGCTTCAACCCAGTTCGTCGTGAAATTGCCAGACAATCAATGGAACGTTTAATCTCTGACGGACGAATTCATCCGGCACGAATTGAAGAGATTGTCGAGAAAGTCAGCGCCGAGATGGATGTGACGCTTCGTGAGGCTGGTGAACAGGCAACTTTTGATGTTGGTGTTCATGGTGTTCATAGCGAGATTGTGATGCTTTTAGGGCGTTTGAAATACCGAACAAGCTACGGACAAAGCGTTATGCTGCACTCTTTAGAGGTTGCCTTCCTGTGTGGTATCATGGCAGCTGAGCTTGGCCTGGATGTTAAGCAGGCCAAACGAGCCGGCCTTTTACATGATATCGGCAAGGCCGTTGATCACGAAGTTGAAGGCTCACATGCCATAATCGGACGGGATCTTGCTAAGAAATACGGCGAGGCCCCTGAGATTGTCCATGCCATTGGCGCTCATCATGAGGATCTGGAACCAGAAAGTGTCCTCGATATTTTGGTGCAGTCAGCTGATGCCTTATCAGGAGCACGACCTGGGGCGCGCCGAGAAATGCTGGAATCGTATGTCAAACGCTTGGAAGACCTGGAAGAGCTGGCTAACAGCTTTGAAGGTGTTGAAAAATCGTTTGCCATTCAGGCTGGACGAGAGGTTCGGATTATCGTCGACAGCAATAAGGTTAAAGATGTTGAAACAACGATGCTAGGCAAGGATATTGCCCAGAAAATTGAAGAAAATATGACCTATCCCGGCCAGATCAAGGTTACGGTTATTCGAGAAACACGTTCGGTTGAATATGCTAAGTAACGTTAGTTGGTAAACGAAAGGCAGGATAAGAAAACTCCAGCCGGCCTGAGGCAGGATAAAGTAAGGAAGGAATAAAAAAAGTGAAGTCAGTTAAGGAACAGATAGCCCTCATAGAACGCGGGGTTTCAGATTTTATATCGAAAGAAGAGTTAGAGAAAAAACTCACAAAATCAATTGAGAGCGGCAAGCCTCTTAGGATTAAAGCAGGTTTTGATCCGACTGCACC
This region includes:
- a CDS encoding cell division protein ZapA, coding for MERLVTFEVLGQEYPLHTDAPEEDVREILDLVRNQIEHHSKSAKMLPAKVAVLVSLNMAGKYVKLKRDLEKLRVQENHEIDRIVNQIESSL
- the rny gene encoding ribonuclease Y; the encoded protein is MIVETLTILVGIAAIVIGLVGGILVQKRLSASSKENAEAQGKKFIEDALAEADRIKKDTLLKAKDEAYKYKQEVELETKQRSSELKKEEKRFSQKLEQIESKIDLLDKRETELLKNEKAFSVQENSIIQRRKEAEALIDEQRTKLENIAGISREEAQKRLVESIASQAKMEAAKEIVKIENEMKITADRKAKNILALAMSRYAGEYVAEKTVSIVPLPNEEMKGRIIGREGRNIRAIEAATGIDIIIDDTPEAVILSGFNPVRREIARQSMERLISDGRIHPARIEEIVEKVSAEMDVTLREAGEQATFDVGVHGVHSEIVMLLGRLKYRTSYGQSVMLHSLEVAFLCGIMAAELGLDVKQAKRAGLLHDIGKAVDHEVEGSHAIIGRDLAKKYGEAPEIVHAIGAHHEDLEPESVLDILVQSADALSGARPGARREMLESYVKRLEDLEELANSFEGVEKSFAIQAGREVRIIVDSNKVKDVETTMLGKDIAQKIEENMTYPGQIKVTVIRETRSVEYAK